One genomic region from ANME-2 cluster archaeon encodes:
- a CDS encoding AbrB/MazE/SpoVT family DNA-binding domain-containing protein encodes MEAIKKVGPKGQVVIPQEFRHALNIYPGSRVLFKLKDNKLEIENPPIDAISIFRETAKGMGKLKLHPHEAYDEELEERIG; translated from the coding sequence ATGGAAGCCATAAAAAAAGTGGGTCCAAAAGGCCAGGTAGTGATTCCCCAGGAATTCAGGCATGCTCTGAACATCTATCCAGGGTCCAGGGTGTTATTCAAGTTAAAAGATAACAAACTGGAAATTGAAAACCCGCCAATCGATGCTATATCAATTTTCAGGGAAACAGCTAAAGGTATGGGGAAGCTAAAACTTCATCCCCATGAAGCATATGATGAAGAACTGGAAGAGAGGATAGGGTGA
- a CDS encoding DUF2240 family protein yields MSDMLFTAAQPFKRKGTDCLKESEFVMALSMDLNWFKPDTAKAFVQAAVDNGIIARDGGMLKAQFSLDDVEIPMGFKPDASVFQEKDVFEQIVDRIMAETGLEKRTIVASINKKRSETAGLFTIEVLGILVAKEHGVMVDDLIGKSYRNLLKG; encoded by the coding sequence ATGAGCGATATGCTGTTCACCGCTGCCCAGCCTTTTAAAAGGAAGGGGACTGATTGTTTAAAGGAGAGTGAATTTGTCATGGCCCTGTCCATGGACCTTAACTGGTTCAAACCTGATACTGCCAAGGCTTTTGTGCAGGCAGCCGTGGATAATGGCATTATAGCCAGGGATGGGGGGATGCTAAAGGCACAGTTCAGTTTGGATGATGTGGAGATACCGATGGGATTTAAGCCTGATGCGTCGGTATTCCAGGAAAAGGACGTGTTCGAGCAGATAGTTGATAGGATAATGGCCGAAACCGGTCTTGAAAAGCGGACTATTGTGGCGAGTATCAACAAGAAGCGCAGTGAGACTGCCGGGTTGTTCACTATTGAGGTACTGGGGATATTAGTGGCTAAGGAGCATGGCGTCATGGTCGATGACCTGATCGGGAAATCATACCGCAACCTGTTGAAAGGGTGA
- a CDS encoding putative transcriptional regulator translates to MNSDIGIFKDIHHPQIVRSLKKSRVRTEIMMYLYKIYPNSSYPSDISRHTKIDSTNVIGGLRGMGHRYDKANSLIGVELVESINFDGTAYYRLSDTGKRWIETMDLMKKDDML, encoded by the coding sequence ATGAATTCAGATATAGGTATATTCAAAGATATCCACCATCCCCAAATAGTACGCTCACTTAAAAAGAGCAGGGTCAGGACGGAGATCATGATGTACCTATACAAGATCTATCCGAATTCATCATATCCATCCGATATTTCCAGGCATACCAAAATAGATTCTACCAACGTCATTGGTGGCCTGCGTGGTATGGGACACAGGTACGACAAAGCGAATTCACTAATCGGAGTAGAATTGGTAGAATCGATAAACTTCGATGGGACTGCATATTACAGGTTATCGGATACTGGAAAACGGTGGATAGAAACTATGGACTTAATGAAAAAAGATGATATGCTTTAA
- a CDS encoding chemotaxis protein CheC: MIQKLSEVEKLHQIKKIGDKSAQKAMVSLTELLGTDVEMDVTSANLISIYSIPQIVGNKEMVGLYSNFVGTISGTMLFLMTTDSVNELSNVMLADFADEETDEMFTDMQKSVVIEIGNIVTSSFVDTWANTFSIELSHNTPVFGYDFADSIIDHALIKAANSGDFVIMFKNKFCVVGMDINFTILMFPDPDKLQNVFDMFEEKNVSKS, translated from the coding sequence ATGATTCAAAAACTAAGCGAAGTAGAAAAACTCCATCAGATCAAAAAAATAGGTGATAAAAGTGCTCAAAAGGCCATGGTCTCTCTGACCGAGTTGTTGGGTACCGATGTTGAAATGGATGTGACATCAGCGAACCTGATATCCATATATTCAATTCCACAGATCGTAGGCAATAAAGAAATGGTTGGCCTCTATTCAAATTTTGTTGGGACAATCTCAGGGACCATGCTGTTTCTTATGACCACTGATAGTGTTAATGAACTCTCAAATGTAATGCTTGCTGATTTTGCAGATGAAGAAACAGATGAGATGTTCACAGATATGCAAAAATCCGTTGTAATTGAAATTGGAAATATCGTAACCTCATCGTTCGTTGACACGTGGGCAAACACGTTCTCGATCGAACTTTCACATAATACACCGGTTTTCGGATATGATTTTGCGGATTCCATTATTGACCATGCGCTGATCAAAGCTGCCAATAGTGGGGATTTTGTTATCATGTTCAAGAACAAGTTCTGTGTCGTTGGCATGGATATAAACTTTACAATCCTTATGTTCCCTGACCCTGATAAATTGCAGAATGTGTTTGATATGTTCGAAGAAAAAAATGTGAGCAAATCCTAA
- the radB gene encoding DNA repair and recombination protein RadB has translation MPSGSDKLDMMLGGGIERGIITQVYGASGTGKTNICTQLAVHCIRGGERVVIIDAEGFSAERFSQMAKKDAKELAKDLIIYEPKDFQQQYSAVVDVEKLAGTGIGLVIVDSATLFYRFGLSPDDEGNARVRRKLVEQMAGLHRLARKFDMSVVITNQVYTDTKTGGVCPLGGNLIEHISKTIIRMERTGDNRRRAILVKHRSREEGLSVELIITGDGIL, from the coding sequence ATGCCTTCGGGAAGTGATAAACTGGATATGATGCTTGGCGGAGGCATTGAACGCGGCATAATCACGCAGGTTTACGGTGCATCCGGTACTGGCAAGACTAATATCTGTACACAACTTGCAGTACATTGTATCAGGGGCGGGGAAAGGGTTGTGATCATTGATGCTGAAGGATTCTCAGCTGAACGGTTCAGCCAGATGGCCAAAAAGGATGCAAAAGAGCTTGCAAAGGACCTTATCATCTATGAGCCAAAGGATTTCCAGCAGCAATATTCGGCGGTGGTGGATGTTGAAAAACTGGCCGGTACCGGTATCGGGCTGGTGATCGTTGACTCAGCAACCCTCTTTTACCGGTTCGGGTTGTCGCCTGACGATGAAGGAAATGCACGTGTGAGGCGTAAATTGGTCGAACAGATGGCAGGACTTCACAGACTGGCACGAAAATTCGATATGTCAGTGGTTATCACGAACCAGGTCTACACTGATACCAAAACCGGAGGAGTCTGTCCTCTGGGGGGTAACCTTATAGAACATATTTCAAAGACCATAATCAGGATGGAGAGGACAGGGGATAACAGGCGCAGGGCTATCCTGGTGAAACACCGCTCACGGGAAGAAGGTCTGTCAGTAGAACTTATCATTACCGGTGACGGTATTTTGTAG
- a CDS encoding UPF0175 family protein, whose amino-acid sequence MPEMIVLPATIEMEMKALVRDGHYANLNEAIKDAFRTLLNVRPELKTSAVIALYKEGEISIGKAAEMVGVSTIEFKDILVSRGIRREVGSRSKKELDKGVELINKLRK is encoded by the coding sequence ATGCCCGAAATGATTGTATTGCCTGCAACAATTGAAATGGAAATGAAGGCATTGGTCAGGGATGGACATTATGCGAATCTCAATGAAGCAATAAAAGATGCATTCAGGACTTTATTAAATGTCAGACCTGAACTGAAAACCTCAGCAGTGATAGCACTTTACAAAGAAGGTGAAATATCCATAGGTAAAGCTGCTGAAATGGTGGGTGTATCAACCATCGAATTCAAAGACATTCTTGTAAGTCGGGGCATTCGCCGAGAGGTGGGCTCAAGAAGCAAAAAAGAGCTTGACAAAGGCGTTGAACTGATTAATAAGTTGAGAAAATGA
- a CDS encoding type II toxin-antitoxin system VapC family toxin → MNYLDSNLIIYAILDDTDIGDWSRQVLERIQNEEMPACTSYLTFDEVFYKINKVKGIDIAIQNLEAFLTLPNMRFIDVDDSVIWKSLELIREYRILPRDAIHASTALIAGAEMIYSQDTDFDDIKGLKRKWK, encoded by the coding sequence GTGAATTATTTAGATTCTAACCTTATAATCTACGCCATCCTTGATGATACTGATATCGGGGATTGGTCAAGACAAGTGCTGGAACGTATACAGAATGAAGAGATGCCGGCCTGTACGTCATATCTTACATTTGATGAAGTATTTTATAAGATCAACAAGGTCAAGGGAATCGATATAGCTATACAAAATCTTGAAGCTTTCCTTACATTGCCGAACATGCGTTTTATAGACGTAGATGATAGCGTGATATGGAAATCACTTGAACTTATCAGAGAATACCGGATCTTGCCAAGAGATGCCATACATGCTTCAACTGCCTTAATAGCTGGTGCAGAAATGATCTATTCACAGGACACTGATTTTGATGACATCAAAGGCTTAAAACGAAAATGGAAATGA
- a CDS encoding response regulator gives MSASVLIVDDSMFMRGILKKLLSPQYTVVGEASDGVEAVKMYEELKPDVLTMDVVMPNMDGIQATSIITEKHGDAKIIICTSVGQEEKMKKAINAGAKGYVMKPFKAAKVLQEIESVLAL, from the coding sequence ATGAGTGCTAGTGTATTGATTGTAGATGATTCGATGTTTATGCGTGGCATCCTGAAGAAGCTACTATCACCGCAATATACTGTTGTAGGTGAAGCAAGTGACGGGGTCGAAGCCGTCAAAATGTATGAAGAACTGAAACCTGATGTGTTGACTATGGATGTTGTCATGCCTAACATGGATGGAATTCAGGCAACATCTATTATCACAGAAAAACATGGAGATGCGAAAATAATTATCTGTACTTCAGTTGGTCAGGAAGAAAAGATGAAAAAGGCAATAAATGCAGGTGCTAAAGGATATGTCATGAAACCATTCAAGGCTGCAAAAGTCCTGCAGGAAATTGAAAGTGTGTTAGCACTTTAA
- a CDS encoding chemotaxis protein CheR, whose protein sequence is MAFTYFFRDMQTLDMVQKYVVPELISRRFIHIWDAGCAMGPEPYSLAITLKENMGKMVFRNVKLHATDIDNSNLFEKIIYEGKYPVEQLRRIPKDIFNKYFEPTGQTDYFRITDEIRKCIDFQKHDLLSLEPVRKDNVLIVCKNVLLHFNEKERIDIIRMFHNSLEKNGFFVTEQTQKMPVELDGMFEQVVSNAQVFRKIG, encoded by the coding sequence ATGGCTTTTACCTATTTTTTCAGGGATATGCAAACCCTGGATATGGTACAGAAGTATGTCGTTCCAGAATTGATAAGCCGTAGATTTATCCATATCTGGGATGCGGGGTGTGCAATGGGTCCGGAACCCTATTCACTTGCAATTACATTAAAGGAGAATATGGGCAAAATGGTATTCAGGAATGTTAAACTGCATGCTACTGATATCGACAACAGTAATCTTTTTGAAAAGATTATCTACGAAGGCAAGTATCCGGTGGAACAACTCAGAAGAATTCCAAAAGATATTTTCAACAAGTATTTTGAGCCGACTGGTCAAACAGACTATTTTAGAATTACCGATGAAATCAGAAAATGTATTGATTTCCAGAAACATGACCTTCTTTCTCTGGAACCTGTACGTAAGGATAATGTATTGATTGTATGTAAGAATGTGCTGCTTCATTTCAATGAAAAAGAACGTATCGATATTATCAGGATGTTCCATAATTCATTGGAAAAAAATGGGTTTTTTGTTACTGAGCAGACGCAAAAAATGCCAGTTGAACTTGATGGTATGTTTGAACAGGTGGTTTCAAATGCCCAGGTGTTTCGCAAGATAGGGTAG
- a CDS encoding chemotaxis protein CheD, protein MKPLKIVRMADVKVAKEEYRLVTVGLGSCVGVTLYSQRIKVGGLAHIMLPDSSRARSTIANGNGRDYLAKYADTSIDLMVHEMKELGAVKTALVAKIAGGAHMFQCNGNGQLKIGEENILAVKKKLDELHIELIAEDTGDDYGRTLEFDVGTGILIVKSARKGIVEL, encoded by the coding sequence ATGAAACCGCTAAAAATTGTCCGGATGGCAGATGTAAAGGTTGCCAAAGAAGAGTACCGTCTGGTTACCGTGGGTCTTGGTTCCTGTGTAGGAGTTACACTCTATAGCCAAAGAATTAAAGTTGGAGGGCTGGCACATATTATGCTACCTGATAGTAGCAGGGCACGCTCAACTATTGCCAATGGTAACGGCCGGGATTATCTGGCAAAATATGCAGACACTTCGATAGACCTGATGGTACATGAAATGAAGGAACTCGGAGCCGTCAAAACGGCATTAGTTGCAAAGATAGCTGGAGGAGCACATATGTTCCAGTGTAATGGCAACGGTCAGTTGAAGATTGGAGAAGAGAATATTCTTGCAGTAAAGAAGAAACTGGATGAATTGCATATTGAATTAATTGCAGAGGATACCGGAGATGATTATGGCCGGACACTGGAGTTTGATGTCGGTACCGGTATCTTGATTGTCAAATCTGCACGAAAAGGTATCGTTGAGCTGTGA
- a CDS encoding 4Fe-4S binding protein, with amino-acid sequence MTNKVAYIDPDQCDNSPMCPLPDVCKQGAITRRKINVFLMEKPVVDPEKCIGCGMCVEDCKGATKMVDR; translated from the coding sequence ATGACTAACAAAGTAGCATATATAGACCCCGACCAATGTGATAATTCGCCCATGTGCCCCCTGCCTGATGTATGCAAGCAGGGCGCCATTACACGCAGGAAGATAAATGTGTTCCTTATGGAAAAGCCTGTGGTGGACCCTGAGAAGTGTATCGGGTGCGGGATGTGTGTTGAGGATTGTAAGGGTGCGACGAAGATGGTGGATAGGTGA
- a CDS encoding MBL fold metallo-hydrolase: MIIQNLTRDSKKYTSNVYLIRGTNNAIQDVNTLIDVGRDPDVIQIIENASTGVGKKRIGQVIITHNHYDHTSLLPLVRTRFKPIVFAYSSSLDGVDNIVKDGDIITMGDRLFEAIHTPGHSSDSISLYCRDEGVLFTGDNQLLIYTKTGSYTEEFVTSLKRISRYNIKTIYPGHGKPIVESCNEMITKSLENVLNSTILVN, encoded by the coding sequence ATGATTATCCAAAACCTTACCCGTGACAGTAAAAAATATACTTCGAATGTTTATCTGATACGAGGTACAAATAATGCTATACAGGATGTCAACACCCTGATTGATGTGGGCAGAGACCCTGATGTGATTCAGATAATAGAAAATGCTTCTACGGGGGTGGGGAAGAAACGGATCGGACAGGTTATAATAACTCACAACCACTATGACCATACAAGCCTTTTACCACTTGTTAGGACAAGGTTTAAACCTATTGTATTTGCCTATTCTTCATCTCTGGATGGCGTGGATAATATAGTAAAGGACGGGGACATTATCACAATGGGTGACCGTTTATTCGAAGCTATCCATACACCCGGACACAGCAGCGATTCGATCAGTCTCTATTGCAGGGATGAAGGGGTCTTGTTTACAGGTGATAATCAACTACTTATATATACGAAAACGGGTTCCTATACAGAAGAGTTTGTCACATCACTAAAACGAATCAGTCGTTACAACATCAAAACTATTTATCCCGGACATGGAAAACCTATCGTTGAATCCTGTAATGAAATGATTACCAAATCATTAGAAAATGTTTTAAACAGCACGATTCTGGTCAATTAA
- a CDS encoding cation:proton antiporter, which translates to MFLFHKLNIVPIVGYLISGVLIGPSVMGLVKDQLLIKTFAEVGVILLLFTIGIEFSLKELIRLKKLVILGGGLQVILTTAVITVIAMMFGQSAGLSIFLGFLVALSSTAIVLKILSERGEVESPYGKVSICILIFQDLSIIFMVLLVPLLASNTGLSLASMLVSILKTISIVALLLISGRFLIPATLYQIVKTRNRELFLLTMVLISLGMALLTSMAGLSLAIGAFLVGLILSESEFSNQALSEILPLRDVFSSLFFISIGMLLDMGFVLDHASIIVLVIISVITIKFLLSLITTALLGYPFHTAILVGLSLAQIGEFSFVLSLIGIQSGLLDIDIYQIFLASAIITMMFTPFIIQAGPGIEKNIPQLRLPSLAMFGNHIEKEPIRTSLENHVVIAGYGMNGRNLSKVLSATNIPFIVLEMNPETVVSEKRKGLPICYGDASKEEVLKHTNISKAKILVVAISDAAHTRMMVRTARKLNPGIYIITRIRYLSELEELYKLGANEVIPEEFETSIEIFSRVLSRYLIPRDEIQKNVENVRKHGYEMFRDIYHKPRDISDLKQHLIDIEIETFRVKGGSLAAGKTLAELELRKKYGFTALAIQRGEEIVNNPHGENRLFENDVVILMGHKGCIAKITPLFTENS; encoded by the coding sequence GTGTTCTTATTTCATAAATTGAATATCGTTCCCATTGTAGGATACCTCATTTCCGGTGTATTGATAGGACCTTCTGTAATGGGACTGGTAAAAGACCAATTACTGATAAAGACTTTTGCAGAGGTCGGAGTTATTTTACTCTTATTCACTATTGGTATTGAGTTTTCACTAAAAGAGCTCATACGATTGAAGAAATTAGTTATCCTGGGTGGAGGGCTGCAGGTCATCCTGACAACGGCTGTCATAACCGTTATTGCAATGATGTTCGGGCAGTCCGCAGGATTATCAATATTCCTGGGTTTTCTGGTTGCTTTGAGCAGCACTGCCATTGTACTGAAGATCCTTTCTGAGAGAGGTGAAGTTGAAAGTCCGTATGGCAAGGTTTCGATATGTATTTTGATCTTTCAGGACCTGAGCATTATTTTTATGGTCCTCCTGGTGCCCCTGCTTGCCAGTAATACAGGCCTGTCTTTGGCTTCTATGCTCGTTTCAATTCTTAAAACGATATCTATCGTAGCACTATTACTGATATCCGGACGGTTCCTGATACCGGCCACATTATACCAGATCGTAAAAACCAGAAACAGGGAACTTTTTCTTCTTACCATGGTTTTGATCAGCCTGGGTATGGCCCTGCTGACATCCATGGCAGGTCTTTCCCTCGCTATAGGCGCATTCCTGGTCGGACTGATACTGTCAGAATCCGAGTTCTCGAATCAGGCACTGAGCGAGATATTGCCCCTCAGGGATGTATTCAGCAGCCTTTTCTTTATCTCGATTGGTATGCTCCTCGACATGGGTTTTGTACTCGACCATGCATCAATTATTGTACTGGTAATTATCTCAGTTATAACCATCAAGTTCCTGTTAAGCCTGATAACAACGGCATTATTAGGATATCCCTTCCACACCGCAATCCTGGTCGGACTATCCCTTGCCCAGATCGGTGAGTTCTCTTTTGTGCTTTCCTTGATAGGCATCCAATCGGGCTTGCTTGATATTGATATTTACCAGATATTCCTTGCCTCTGCTATCATCACTATGATGTTCACACCCTTTATTATCCAGGCCGGTCCCGGGATTGAGAAAAACATTCCACAATTAAGGCTACCGTCCTTAGCCATGTTTGGCAACCATATTGAAAAGGAACCCATCAGGACGTCACTTGAGAATCATGTGGTCATTGCAGGTTACGGTATGAACGGACGGAACCTGTCAAAGGTCCTGTCTGCAACAAATATCCCCTTTATTGTGCTTGAGATGAACCCTGAAACAGTTGTATCTGAAAAAAGGAAGGGGTTGCCGATATGTTATGGTGATGCTTCCAAAGAGGAGGTACTGAAACATACCAATATTTCAAAAGCGAAGATACTGGTCGTGGCCATATCTGATGCAGCCCATACCCGCATGATGGTCAGGACTGCACGAAAACTGAATCCCGGTATCTATATCATTACCCGCATACGATATCTCAGTGAACTGGAAGAACTGTACAAACTGGGTGCAAATGAAGTTATCCCTGAAGAGTTCGAGACTTCCATTGAGATATTTTCCCGGGTGCTGTCGCGGTACCTTATCCCGAGAGATGAGATACAGAAGAATGTGGAAAATGTACGCAAGCACGGATATGAGATGTTCAGGGACATCTACCATAAACCCAGGGATATCAGTGACCTGAAACAACACCTGATAGATATTGAGATTGAAACGTTTAGGGTCAAAGGCGGGTCTTTGGCTGCCGGCAAGACACTTGCAGAACTGGAACTCAGGAAGAAGTACGGATTTACTGCGCTTGCCATCCAGAGAGGAGAGGAAATAGTGAACAATCCACATGGGGAAAACAGGCTCTTTGAGAACGATGTGGTCATCCTGATGGGGCATAAGGGTTGTATTGCGAAAATCACCCCTCTTTTTACAGAGAACTCCTGA
- a CDS encoding class I SAM-dependent methyltransferase produces MSHKFDTKNASVLDDPQRRKFLNPDAILDMLDLNENTVFVDIGAGTGYFALPAAARVREVYALDILDEMVEALLSRARSDNIDNLKPLRSGESSFPVGDGIADVVFMSNVFHELDDHSMALKEVLRIMKRDGILAVVDWKKEETLMGPPVEHRFSELDVTEIVRLNGFELVETREAGPYHYLVVCSRPPE; encoded by the coding sequence ATGTCACACAAATTCGATACGAAAAATGCTTCTGTGCTGGATGACCCCCAGCGCAGGAAGTTCCTCAATCCCGATGCTATCCTGGACATGCTTGACCTGAATGAAAACACCGTTTTTGTGGATATCGGTGCTGGTACCGGGTATTTTGCACTCCCTGCGGCCGCACGTGTGAGAGAGGTTTATGCCCTGGATATACTTGATGAGATGGTGGAAGCACTATTAAGCAGGGCCAGGTCCGATAACATTGACAATCTCAAGCCTTTGAGGTCAGGTGAATCCAGTTTCCCGGTAGGTGACGGGATTGCTGATGTGGTGTTCATGTCAAACGTGTTCCATGAACTTGATGACCACTCAATGGCACTTAAGGAAGTCTTGCGGATAATGAAACGTGACGGCATCCTGGCAGTAGTTGACTGGAAAAAGGAAGAAACATTGATGGGACCGCCTGTAGAACACAGGTTCTCTGAACTGGATGTGACAGAGATAGTACGGCTGAACGGATTTGAACTGGTCGAGACAAGGGAAGCAGGACCGTACCATTACCTGGTAGTGTGTTCCAGACCTCCGGAGTGA
- a CDS encoding DUF3307 domain-containing protein, which yields MLAEMEISLLIRLIIAHLLTDFVFQSDSWVNHRIKDGWHSRYLYMHGAVAGILAYLFSGLWSLFWIVFVVAATHIVIDGLKAKYENNIRSFLLDQFGHFTVILATWVWIIHPGPEDMAVIGQVFLPGTKIWVIIAAYIIVIWPGSVLISKLTEKWRMAIIDKEPVHIKEKSLENAGRWIGRLERFLILTLVLLEQYQAIGLLVAAKSIFRYNESRDVGEYILIGTLLSFTIAIIVGLMVGVIL from the coding sequence ATGTTGGCTGAAATGGAGATATCATTACTCATTCGTTTAATAATTGCTCATCTTCTTACTGATTTTGTATTCCAGAGCGATTCATGGGTGAACCATAGGATCAAGGACGGCTGGCATTCACGGTACCTCTACATGCATGGGGCAGTTGCAGGAATTCTTGCTTATCTGTTCTCGGGACTGTGGAGTTTGTTCTGGATCGTTTTCGTGGTTGCTGCCACGCATATTGTCATTGATGGCCTGAAGGCAAAATATGAGAACAATATCCGGTCATTTTTACTGGACCAGTTCGGGCATTTCACGGTCATCCTGGCCACCTGGGTCTGGATAATACATCCGGGACCTGAAGATATGGCAGTGATAGGGCAGGTATTCCTTCCCGGCACAAAGATATGGGTGATCATTGCAGCGTACATTATTGTGATATGGCCCGGGAGCGTGTTGATCAGTAAGTTGACCGAAAAATGGAGAATGGCAATTATCGATAAAGAACCGGTACACATCAAAGAAAAGAGCCTGGAAAATGCCGGACGGTGGATAGGCAGGCTGGAACGTTTTCTTATTCTGACCCTTGTCCTGTTGGAACAATATCAGGCAATCGGTCTACTGGTGGCTGCAAAATCAATATTCAGGTACAATGAATCGCGCGATGTTGGCGAATATATCCTGATCGGGACTTTGCTCAGTTTTACGATCGCGATCATTGTTGGGTTAATGGTGGGTGTCATTCTCTAG
- a CDS encoding YbhB/YbcL family Raf kinase inhibitor-like protein — MSIFSDAFENGSTMPVDYTCDGDDRSPALSWEGLPEGTRSIALIMDDPDAPGRTFVHWVIYNIPADSTGLPAAMPGNTTLDDGSLQGKNDFGRTGYNGPCPPPGKPHRYFFKVYALDTSLNLKSGVTRSQLESAMKGHILAQGEMIGKFER; from the coding sequence ATTTCAATATTTTCGGATGCTTTTGAAAATGGCAGTACCATGCCAGTTGATTATACCTGTGATGGAGATGACCGCTCACCAGCCCTTTCATGGGAAGGGCTCCCGGAAGGTACCAGGTCCATCGCCCTCATAATGGACGACCCTGACGCACCGGGCAGGACCTTTGTCCACTGGGTCATCTACAACATACCTGCCGATAGCACGGGACTGCCTGCTGCGATGCCCGGGAACACTACCCTGGACGATGGCAGCCTGCAGGGAAAGAACGACTTTGGCAGGACAGGATATAACGGACCCTGCCCGCCACCGGGAAAACCCCACAGGTATTTCTTTAAGGTGTATGCCCTGGACACCAGTCTGAACCTGAAGAGCGGCGTTACCAGATCACAGCTTGAATCGGCAATGAAAGGACACATCCTGGCACAGGGAGAAATGATAGGGAAATTTGAGCGTTGA
- a CDS encoding YbhB/YbcL family Raf kinase inhibitor-like protein: MLSNNYCYYNIPDSRNGLPSGVAKNNTLDDGSLQRKNNFGKIGYGGPCPPPGKPHRYFFKIYALDTSLNLKSGVTRSQLESAMKGHILAQGEMIGKFER; this comes from the coding sequence ATGCTGTCTAATAATTACTGCTACTATAATATTCCTGACAGCAGGAATGGACTTCCATCAGGCGTGGCCAAGAATAATACTCTGGATGACGGCTCGCTTCAGAGAAAGAACAACTTTGGCAAGATAGGGTACGGCGGCCCGTGCCCGCCACCGGGAAAACCCCACAGGTATTTCTTCAAGATATATGCCCTGGACACCAGTCTGAACCTGAAGAGCGGCGTTACCAGATCACAGCTTGAATCGGCAATGAAAGGACACATCCTGGCACAGGGAGAAATGATAGGGAAATTTGAGCGTTGA
- a CDS encoding SatD family protein, producing MDGKLFAVLTGDLVGSSRFEIETKRDDVLSVLKDSFKKVESPGIIASHFAIHRGDSFQGVLSRPEEALKAAIMIRTNLLSNPIEKNVRLDARIAIGLGKIEYLPRDKVGEGDGEAFRNSGMELDRMKKGERNLTIKTPWPETDKELQTECALLNALSHRWTREQAEAIMYQVQGYTQDEIAKQLKISQSAVFQRLRTGGSWAVQALLERFKEIIQYKAMNL from the coding sequence GTGGATGGAAAACTATTCGCAGTTTTGACAGGTGATCTGGTCGGGTCATCCCGGTTTGAAATCGAGACTAAACGTGATGACGTCCTGTCCGTTCTGAAAGATTCATTCAAAAAAGTGGAATCTCCTGGTATCATTGCATCACACTTTGCAATCCACAGGGGTGATAGTTTTCAGGGGGTATTGTCCAGGCCCGAAGAAGCTCTCAAAGCCGCAATAATGATCCGTACCAACCTGCTTTCAAATCCAATAGAAAAGAATGTCCGCTTGGATGCCAGGATAGCCATTGGCCTGGGAAAAATAGAATACCTGCCCAGAGATAAGGTCGGTGAAGGTGATGGTGAGGCTTTCAGGAACTCTGGCATGGAACTTGACAGGATGAAGAAGGGAGAGCGGAATTTAACCATTAAGACCCCATGGCCTGAAACTGATAAAGAACTGCAAACCGAATGCGCCCTGCTGAATGCATTAAGTCACCGGTGGACCCGGGAACAGGCCGAAGCAATAATGTACCAGGTACAGGGATATACACAGGATGAAATCGCAAAACAGCTAAAAATAAGCCAATCTGCGGTGTTCCAGCGTCTGAGAACGGGCGGCTCCTGGGCAGTTCAGGCATTGCTGGAGCGTTTCAAAGAGATCATTCAATATAAGGCTATGAACTTATAA